From Echinicola soli, a single genomic window includes:
- a CDS encoding RagB/SusD family nutrient uptake outer membrane protein has protein sequence MNNAIKSLIRGSIWIAMFLIVSSCEDYLERAPESIISEEQAFQNFTNFQGYVEELYHCVPNFTLSGYTSSWNWGEDEIESTAGTFHLSYNIDRGNFWGWQVENGAGNNGWLDASSANTNRDHKNKGLWPLAWYGIRKANMGLENLSLMTDATEEERQLIEGQLLFFRAWFHFSLIQYFGGLPYVDQVLPSDEQLTLPRLSYHESAERVAQDLERAADLLPIDWDDTTTGRRTLGKNQQRINKIKALGYLGKNYLWAGSPLMNSVSTGSETYHAEYCKKAADTFGEILQLVEAGETQYALLPFDKYNDNFYTTSQNWALPGGTEAIFRSVYYSANDTHWRISKQYKPTFVDEGDPTNFYPTANYVHDNFGMANGLPLPDDVTQTDPESGYDPYYPWKGRDPRFYTSIVYDGVKVVQGAIPEASQEINRYANLHTGGTYREVVTGSPSGYAMHKFAPLAANKYDRAYDWGTALHINVPYMRLADIYLMYAEATLMGYNSIGATSSTFAKTPVEAVNVIRERAGMVGVHERFLGSVEDFLPELRRERAVELAFERHRFNDLRRWMLLIEEPYTTKTSFEFDRAGEFNTEDPTENRIVNMREEVIIERVFTNKHYWLPLKLADVSLYPEFYQNPGW, from the coding sequence ATGAACAATGCTATAAAATCATTAATAAGGGGATCTATTTGGATAGCGATGTTTTTAATCGTTTCCTCTTGTGAAGACTATCTGGAAAGAGCACCGGAATCCATTATTTCCGAAGAGCAGGCCTTCCAGAATTTCACCAATTTTCAGGGCTACGTGGAGGAACTTTATCATTGCGTACCCAATTTTACCTTGTCCGGTTATACCAGTTCCTGGAATTGGGGAGAGGATGAAATCGAGTCCACGGCAGGTACATTCCATTTGTCCTATAATATCGATCGGGGTAACTTTTGGGGCTGGCAGGTAGAAAATGGAGCAGGAAACAACGGGTGGTTGGATGCTTCCTCAGCTAATACTAACAGGGATCATAAAAATAAAGGACTTTGGCCACTTGCCTGGTATGGTATCCGCAAAGCCAATATGGGATTGGAAAATCTTTCCCTGATGACAGATGCCACCGAAGAAGAGCGGCAGTTGATAGAAGGCCAGTTACTGTTTTTTAGGGCCTGGTTCCATTTCTCCTTGATCCAGTATTTTGGGGGACTGCCCTATGTGGACCAAGTTTTGCCAAGTGATGAGCAGTTGACTTTACCACGTTTGAGTTACCATGAAAGTGCCGAAAGGGTGGCTCAGGACTTGGAAAGAGCAGCAGATTTACTACCGATTGATTGGGATGATACCACCACCGGAAGAAGGACCCTGGGCAAGAATCAGCAACGGATCAACAAAATCAAGGCCTTGGGTTATTTGGGCAAAAATTACCTTTGGGCAGGAAGCCCATTGATGAACTCTGTGTCCACGGGAAGCGAAACCTATCATGCAGAATATTGCAAGAAGGCTGCAGATACTTTTGGTGAAATTTTACAATTGGTGGAAGCAGGGGAAACCCAATACGCCTTACTGCCTTTTGACAAGTATAATGATAATTTTTATACCACAAGCCAAAACTGGGCACTGCCCGGAGGTACAGAGGCTATATTTAGGTCGGTGTACTACAGTGCCAATGATACACACTGGCGAATTTCAAAGCAGTATAAACCTACATTCGTGGATGAAGGTGACCCGACAAATTTTTACCCTACAGCTAATTACGTGCATGATAATTTTGGTATGGCCAATGGCCTGCCATTACCTGATGATGTCACTCAAACTGATCCTGAATCAGGTTATGATCCATACTATCCATGGAAGGGTCGTGATCCACGTTTTTACACGTCGATCGTGTATGATGGTGTAAAAGTAGTTCAGGGGGCTATTCCTGAAGCTAGTCAAGAAATCAACCGGTATGCAAACCTCCATACAGGAGGTACTTATAGGGAAGTGGTGACAGGAAGCCCCTCAGGATATGCCATGCATAAGTTCGCCCCATTGGCAGCCAATAAATACGATAGGGCCTATGATTGGGGGACTGCCTTGCATATCAATGTGCCTTATATGCGGTTGGCTGACATCTACTTAATGTATGCAGAGGCCACTTTGATGGGGTACAATAGCATTGGTGCCACTTCTTCCACATTTGCCAAAACTCCTGTGGAAGCGGTAAATGTGATCCGGGAGCGTGCCGGAATGGTTGGTGTACATGAGCGGTTTTTAGGATCTGTAGAAGATTTTCTTCCCGAACTGAGAAGGGAGAGGGCTGTGGAGCTGGCTTTCGAAAGACATCGGTTCAATGACCTGCGCAGGTGGATGTTGTTGATCGAAGAGCCCTATACCACCAAGACTTCTTTTGAGTTTGACAGGGCAGGGGAATTCAATACCGAGGACCCAACCGAAAACCGCATTGTGAACATGAGGGAAGAGGTCATCATTGAGCGGGTTTTCACCAACAAGCATTATTGGTTGCCCCTTAAGCTAGCCGATGTAAGCCTTTATCCGGAATTTTATCAAAACCCTGGATGGTAA
- a CDS encoding SusC/RagA family TonB-linked outer membrane protein, with amino-acid sequence MVKIILRKINMLSKYFGRGFIISLFLTTGLMAGTSKYFDGPTMAPKVNDTLNVHESLGEELVKITGKVASDTDGMPIPGVTVRIEGTTRGTVTNVDGEYTIDVNEGETLVFSFVGFVEQKVTVGSQNTIDISLEEDLQSLDEVVVVGYAEQKKETIVGAVTQADGEVLKRTGGVSNVGQALTGNLPGVITTSSVGTPGEEMPQIVIRGQNSWNGNSPLILVDGVERPEFFANMDINSVESISVLKDASATAVFGSRGANGVIIVTTKRGREGKAEITANISTTMKSVSKLPGKLDSYDAIGVRNLAIERELSLSPSSWGEMIPQAMREKYRFPANQEEIERYPNVDWQDVVFKDQAMAYNANVGIRGGTDFVKYFTSIDYQYEGDLFQKFDTGRGYQAGFNYNRINFRSNLDFQLTPTTKLGVNLGGTYGVRQAPWAYDFPESYWNSAYKSPPDVFLPIYPDGAYGTYVPDDYAVTNSLLNLAASGVNYITTTNLSTNFLLEQDLGMVLKGLNFKGTLAVDNSFQETNKGINDLYNAPNTKWIDPFTGETTFRNILDPNTRFDYVEAVTWEDQGGSVNNNASRRRLFYQIQLNYAKSIEGKHNYSLMGLLNRQEDAIGSVIPSYREDWVFRATYDYKNKYMIEYNGAYNGSEKFSPENRFAFFSSGGLGWNISEENFIKDLSFVDLLKLRASYGEVGDDNIGGRFLFMDQWVYGDNSQLGVIGVEGENSPYTWFRQNSIGNPNVSWETVYKYNMGIEFGFFNGLINGSVDWFRDNRVDILMSSGRSVPSYYGATAPAANLGRVETEGYEFTVGLNHTFSSGIRLWGDFSMTHAIDQVIDRDDPALRPDYQKNAGYQLGQYRSHISAGYYNTWDELYASPQHNTNDMAKLPGNYYIADFNGDGVVDAFDSAPYGYSGVPQNTYSTNLGVEWKGLSLYLQFYGVNNVTRDVSLTSLAGGLNLVYEEGTYWSMENTSADSPLPRWRSQPSSFNSGPRYLYDGSYLRLKNAEVAYNFQSDWVRHMGLSNMRVYVNGNNLLLWTDMPDDRESNFGGPSYQGAYPMVRRINLGLNVTF; translated from the coding sequence ATGGTAAAAATTATACTGAGGAAAATTAATATGCTTTCCAAATATTTTGGAAGGGGCTTTATTATCTCGTTGTTTTTGACTACGGGATTAATGGCAGGCACCAGCAAATATTTTGATGGCCCCACAATGGCCCCCAAAGTAAATGACACCTTAAATGTCCATGAATCTTTAGGGGAAGAATTGGTAAAAATAACAGGTAAAGTAGCCTCCGATACCGATGGTATGCCTATTCCAGGCGTGACAGTCCGTATAGAAGGGACTACCCGCGGTACCGTGACCAATGTAGACGGAGAATACACCATTGATGTAAACGAAGGGGAAACCCTTGTATTCAGCTTTGTGGGGTTTGTCGAACAGAAGGTTACGGTCGGCTCCCAAAATACCATTGACATTTCCCTGGAAGAAGATCTTCAATCCTTGGACGAGGTGGTGGTAGTGGGCTATGCCGAGCAGAAAAAGGAAACCATTGTGGGCGCAGTAACCCAGGCCGATGGGGAGGTGCTCAAACGTACCGGTGGGGTGTCCAATGTGGGCCAGGCCCTTACCGGTAACTTACCAGGTGTGATTACCACCTCCAGCGTGGGTACACCCGGAGAAGAAATGCCCCAGATCGTCATCCGGGGACAGAACAGCTGGAACGGTAACTCCCCGTTGATCTTGGTTGATGGCGTGGAGCGCCCCGAGTTTTTTGCCAATATGGATATCAATTCTGTAGAATCCATCTCGGTACTGAAGGATGCTTCGGCTACAGCGGTATTTGGATCCAGAGGAGCCAATGGTGTGATCATCGTAACCACAAAGAGAGGTCGGGAAGGTAAAGCGGAAATCACTGCCAATATAAGCACGACGATGAAGTCGGTTTCCAAGCTTCCAGGAAAGCTGGATTCCTATGATGCCATCGGCGTAAGAAACCTTGCTATTGAACGCGAATTGTCCCTGAGCCCAAGCAGTTGGGGTGAGATGATCCCGCAGGCGATGCGGGAGAAGTACAGGTTCCCTGCCAATCAAGAGGAAATAGAAAGGTATCCAAATGTGGACTGGCAGGATGTGGTATTCAAGGACCAGGCCATGGCCTATAATGCCAATGTGGGGATCCGTGGCGGGACCGATTTTGTCAAATATTTTACCAGTATCGATTACCAATACGAAGGTGATCTGTTCCAGAAATTTGATACAGGAAGAGGTTACCAAGCAGGCTTTAACTATAACAGGATCAATTTTAGGAGTAACCTCGATTTTCAATTGACACCAACGACCAAGTTGGGGGTTAACCTTGGGGGTACCTACGGCGTTCGTCAAGCGCCATGGGCCTATGATTTTCCGGAAAGTTACTGGAACTCTGCCTATAAAAGCCCTCCCGATGTTTTTTTACCCATATACCCTGATGGGGCCTATGGGACTTATGTCCCTGATGATTATGCGGTTACAAACTCCTTGTTGAACTTGGCTGCCAGTGGAGTCAATTACATTACTACGACCAACTTGTCCACCAATTTCCTATTGGAGCAGGATCTGGGCATGGTTTTGAAAGGGCTGAATTTTAAGGGAACCCTAGCGGTAGATAATTCTTTTCAGGAAACCAATAAGGGGATAAACGATCTCTATAACGCTCCCAATACTAAATGGATTGACCCTTTTACGGGAGAAACAACATTTAGAAATATACTGGATCCAAATACCCGGTTTGATTATGTAGAAGCGGTCACATGGGAGGACCAAGGGGGGAGTGTAAACAATAATGCATCTCGAAGAAGGCTTTTCTATCAAATACAATTGAACTATGCGAAAAGTATTGAGGGGAAACATAATTACTCCCTGATGGGGCTCCTGAACAGGCAGGAAGATGCCATTGGTAGTGTCATACCAAGTTATCGTGAGGATTGGGTGTTCAGGGCGACGTATGATTATAAAAACAAATACATGATCGAATACAACGGCGCCTATAATGGTTCTGAGAAATTCTCTCCTGAAAACCGGTTTGCGTTCTTTTCCTCGGGCGGATTGGGCTGGAACATATCAGAAGAGAATTTTATAAAAGACCTCTCTTTTGTGGATCTACTAAAACTACGGGCATCCTATGGGGAAGTCGGTGATGACAATATCGGAGGCCGGTTTTTATTTATGGACCAGTGGGTCTATGGTGACAATTCCCAGTTGGGAGTCATTGGCGTAGAAGGTGAAAACAGTCCTTATACCTGGTTCAGGCAAAATTCCATAGGAAACCCCAATGTCAGTTGGGAGACGGTCTACAAGTACAATATGGGGATTGAGTTTGGTTTTTTCAATGGCTTGATTAATGGTAGCGTGGACTGGTTCCGAGACAATAGGGTGGACATCCTGATGTCCAGTGGGCGCTCGGTTCCCAGTTATTACGGTGCCACTGCCCCGGCCGCAAACCTGGGGAGGGTAGAGACCGAAGGCTATGAGTTTACCGTTGGGCTTAACCATACCTTTAGCAGTGGGATCAGGCTTTGGGGAGACTTTTCCATGACCCATGCTATCGATCAGGTCATTGATAGAGATGATCCAGCACTACGGCCTGATTACCAAAAAAATGCGGGCTACCAACTCGGACAATATAGAAGCCATATCAGCGCAGGCTATTACAACACCTGGGATGAACTCTATGCAAGTCCCCAGCACAACACCAATGATATGGCCAAGCTGCCTGGAAACTATTACATCGCAGATTTTAACGGGGATGGCGTCGTAGACGCATTTGATTCCGCTCCTTATGGCTATTCCGGCGTGCCCCAAAACACGTACAGCACCAACTTGGGAGTGGAGTGGAAGGGACTGAGCCTGTACCTGCAGTTTTATGGGGTGAACAATGTGACCAGGGACGTTTCACTTACCAGTTTGGCCGGTGGACTTAATTTGGTCTATGAGGAGGGAACCTATTGGTCAATGGAAAACACATCGGCAGATTCCCCCTTGCCACGATGGCGTTCACAGCCTTCCAGTTTCAATTCAGGCCCCAGGTACCTGTATGATGGTTCTTACCTGCGGCTAAAGAATGCGGAAGTCGCCTATAACTTCCAGTCCGATTGGGTAAGGCACATGGGATTGAGCAATATGCGGGTGTACGTAAATGGCAATAACCTGCTACTCTGGACCGATATGCCCGATGACCGGGAATCCAACTTCGGGGGGCCATCTTACCAAGGGGCATACCCGATGGTAAGAAGGATAAACTTGGGCCTTAATGTTACATTCTAA